One window of the Pyrus communis chromosome 17, drPyrComm1.1, whole genome shotgun sequence genome contains the following:
- the LOC137722404 gene encoding polyketide synthase 5-like, translating into MVTVEEVRKAQRAEGPATVLAIGTSTPPNCVDQATYPDYYFRITNSEHKTELKEKFQRMCDKSMIKTRYMYLTEEILKENPTVCEYMAPSLDARQDMVVVEVPRLGKEAATKAIKEWGQPKSKITHLVFCTTSGVDMPGADYQLTKLLGLRPSVKRLMMYQQGCFAGGTVLRLAKDLAENNKGARVLVVCSEITAVTFRGPSDTHLDSLVGQALFGDGAAAVIIGSDPVPEVEKPLFELVSAAQTILPDSDGAIDGHLREVGLTFHLLKDVPGLISKNIEKSLNEAFKPIGISDWNSLFWIAHPGGPAILDQVESKLALKPEKLEATRQVLSDYGNMSSACVLFILDEVRRKSAEKGLKTTGEGLEWGVLFGFGPGLTVETVVLHSVGA; encoded by the exons ATGGTGACCGTCGAGGAAGTTCGCAAGGCTCAACGGGCTGAGGGTCCGGCCACTGTTTTGGCCATTGGGACATCAACTCCTCCCAACTGTGTGGATCAAGCCACATATCCCGACTACTACTTCCGTATCACCAACAGTGAGCACAAGACTGAGCTCAAAGAAAAATTCCAGCGCATGT GTGACAAATCTATGATCAAGACCCGTTACATGTACTTGACTGAAGAAATTCTGAAAGAGAACCCAACTGTGTGCGAGTACATGGCTCCCTCACTCGATGCTCGGCAGGACATGGTGGTTGTTGAAGTCCCAAGGCTTGGCAAAGAGGCTGCCACCAAGGCCATTAAGGAATGGGGACAGCCCAAGTCCAAAATCACCCACTTGGTCTTTTGCACCACCAGCGGTGTCGACATGCCTGGCGCTGATTACCAACTCACCAAGCTCTTGGGCCTCCGCCCCTCCGTCAAGCGCCTCATGATGTATCAACAAGGTTGCTTCGCCGGCGGGACGGTCCTCCGTTTGGCCAAGGACTTGGCCGAGAACAACAAGGGTGCACGTGTTCTTGTTGTGTGCTCTGAGATCACTGCGGTCACCTTCCGCGGGCCTAGTGACACCCACCTTGACAGTCTTGTGGGTCAAGCCTTGTTTGGTGACGGTGCAGCGGCCGTCATCATTGGTTCGGATCCAGTGCCCGAAGTTGAGAAGCCCTTGTTTGAATTGGTGTCGGCAGCACAAACCATTCTTCCCGACAGTGATGGGGCTATTGACGGCCATCTCCGTGAAGTAGGACTTACATTTCACCTTCTTAAGGACGTTCCCGGCCTTATTTCCAAGAATATCGAAAAGAGCCTTAACGAGGCCTTCAAGCCTATAGGCATTTCGGACTGGAACTCGCTCTTCTGGATTGCACACCCAGGTGGCCCTGCTATTCTGGACCAAGTAGAGTCCAAGTTGGCACTTAAGCCGGAGAAACTAGAAGCTACAAGGCAAGTGCTGTCTGATTACGGCAACATGTCGAGTGCATGTGTCTTGTTTATTTTGGACGAAGTGAGGAGGAAGTCTGCTGagaaaggactcaaaacaactgGAGAAGGACTGGAGTGGGGCGTACTCTTCGGATTTGGGCCTGGCCTCACTGTTGAGACCGTTGTGCTTCACAGTGTGGGTGCTTGA